The following are from one region of the Acanthopagrus latus isolate v.2019 chromosome 2, fAcaLat1.1, whole genome shotgun sequence genome:
- the picalmb gene encoding phosphatidylinositol binding clathrin assembly protein b isoform X4 translates to MSGQSITDRITAAQHSVTGSAVSKTVCKATTHEVMGPKKKHLDYLIHCTNEMNVNIPQLADSLFERTTNTSWVVVFKSLITTHHLMVYGNERFVQYLASRNTLFNLSNFLDKSGLQGYDMSTFIRRYSRYLNEKAVSYRQVAFDFTKVKRGVDGVMRTMNTEKLLKTIPIIQNQMDALLDFNVNANELTNGVINAAFMLLFKDSIRLFAAYNEGIINLLEKYFDMKKTQCKEGLDIYKKFLTRMTRISEFLKVAEQVGIDRGDIPDLSQAPSSLLEALEQHLASLEGKKVKDSTAASRASTLSNAVSSLASTGMSFTKVDEREKQAALEEEQARLKALKEQRLKELSKRPSFSTTDTSPISTTGGTISTAPAIDLFSTPSCSNGAVKMESDLFDLQSTFQPSMQPGSTGLPVATAWADPFTSAEAGDDSMPNLNPFLSKLVVDATHLPVVSSDGVSFPSRTSGHEMFGDRYNPFIDTNSSVSTNYKRTVRIEHSVSDSFCGPVSIAQHLPHQAPFPTEPSTIAGLFRGYSTPQAPPQQSAGGLQVDFESVFGAKAAGSNSLNSDDIASGILKPTLAGSNQASGLQPEKLVSDDLDSSLANLVGNLGIGNGTMKNDIHWSQPGEKRMTGGTNWQPKAAPSTTWNPVSMPPSIMAFPATTPTGMMGYSMPPQMGSMGMMNPPTMMYSQPVMRPPNPFGSVSSAQVGAPQSDCSSTLMHNEMQFM, encoded by the exons ATGTCGGGGCAGAGCATTACGGACCGGATAACTGCAGCCCAGCACAGTGTAACGGGATCCGCCGTGTCGAAAACAGTATGCAAGGCCACCACTCACGAAGTCATGGGCCCGAAAAAGAAACACTTGGATT ATTTGATCCACTGCACCAACGAGATGAACGTCAACATTCCCCAGCTGGCTGACTCGTTGTTTGAGAGGACCACCAACACCAGCTGGGTGGTCGTGTTTAAATCACTCATCACCACACACCACCTCATGGTCTACGGCAATGAG CGTTTCGTCCAGTACCTGGCTTCAAGGAATACACTATTCAACCTCAGTAattttttggacaaaagtggtTTACAAG GTTATGACATGTCCACATTTATCAGGAGGTATAGTCGATACCTGAATGAGAAAGCTGTTTCATACAGACAGGTGGCCTTTGACTTCACAAAAGTGAAACGCGg AGTGGATGGTGTAATGAGGACCATGAATACAGAGAAGCTGCTCAAGACGATCCCCATTATTCAGAACCAGATGGACGCCCTCCTCGATTTCAAT GTCAATGCCAATGAGTTGACTAATGGAGTCATCAATGCAGCCTTCATGCTCCTCTTCAAAGACTCCATCAGGCTCTTTGCTGCTTATAATGAAGGCATTATCAACCTGCTTG AgaaatactttgacatgaagaAGACTCAGTGTAAAGAAGGCTTGGATATTTACAAGAAGTTTCTCACCAGAATGACTCGGATATCAGAGTTCCTCAAAGTAGCAGAG CAGGTGGGCATTGATCGAGGAGACATTCCAGACCTTTCACAG GCTCCCAGTAGCCTTCTCGAAGCTCTGGAGCAGCACTTGGCCTCTTTAGAAGGCAAGAAGGTCAAAGACTCCACTGCAGCCAGCAG GGCCAGCACTCTGTCAAATGCAGTGTCATCTCTGGCCAGCACGGGGATGTCCTTCACTAAAGTGGACGAGCGGGAGAAGCAGGCTGCTCTCGAAGAGGAACAGGCTCGACTCAAAGCtctgaag GAGCAGCGGCTCAAAGAGCTGTCAAAGAGGCCCTCCTTCTCTACCACTGATACATCGCCAATCTCCACCACCGGGGGCACTATCAGCACAGCACCAGCCATTGACCTCTTCTCCACACCCAGCTGCTCTAATGG TGCGGTAAAGATGGAGAGTGACCTTTTCGACCTGCAGTCAACTTTCCAGCCCTCCATGCAGCCAGGCTCCACAGGGCTTCCAGTGGCAACAGCATGGGCAG ATCCTTTCACCTCTGCTGAAGCTGGAGATGATTCCATGCCAAACCTTAACCCTTTCCTCTCAAAACTCGTTGTCGATGCCACTCACTTACCTGTCGTGTCTTCAGACGGTGTTAGCTTTCCCTCTAGGACATCTGGTCATGAAATGTTTGGTG ATCGTTACAATCCCTTTATTGACACAAACTCATCCGTTTCAACCAATTACAAACGCACAGTGCGGATAGAACACTCCGTCTCAG ACTCCTTCTGTGGTCCAGTATCCATTGCCCAGCACCTCCCACACCAGGCTCCTTTCCCCACTGAGCCCTCTACTATAGCAGGTCTATTCAGAG GATACTCGACGCCGCAGGCTCCTCCGCAGCAGTCAGCAGGAGGACTCCAAGTAGACTTTGAGTCAGTCTTTGGAGCCAAAGCCGCAGGCAGCAACAGCCTCAACTCTGATG ATATCGCTAGTGGCATCCTGAAACCGACTCTCGCCGGCTCCAACCAGGCATCGGGTCTGCAGCCAGAGAAGCTGGTGTCAGATGACCTTGACTCCTCCCTGGCCAACCTCGTCGGCA accTCGGCATCGGGAACGGCACGATGAAGAA TGACATCCACTGGAGCCAGCCGGGGGAGAAGAGGATGACCGGCGGCACCAACTGGCAGCCCAAAGCGGCGCCGTCCACGACCTGGAACCCTGTCTCAATg CCACCGTCAATCATGGCCTTCCCTGCCACCACACCAACAGGCATGATGGGATACAGCATG
- the picalmb gene encoding phosphatidylinositol binding clathrin assembly protein b isoform X3, which yields MSGQSITDRITAAQHSVTGSAVSKTVCKATTHEVMGPKKKHLDYLIHCTNEMNVNIPQLADSLFERTTNTSWVVVFKSLITTHHLMVYGNERFVQYLASRNTLFNLSNFLDKSGLQGYDMSTFIRRYSRYLNEKAVSYRQVAFDFTKVKRGVDGVMRTMNTEKLLKTIPIIQNQMDALLDFNVNANELTNGVINAAFMLLFKDSIRLFAAYNEGIINLLEKYFDMKKTQCKEGLDIYKKFLTRMTRISEFLKVAEQVGIDRGDIPDLSQAPSSLLEALEQHLASLEGKKVKDSTAASRASTLSNAVSSLASTGMSFTKVDEREKQAALEEEQARLKALKEQRLKELSKRPSFSTTDTSPISTTGGTISTAPAIDLFSTPSCSNGAVKMESDLFDLQSTFQPSMQPGSTGLPVATAWADPFTSAEAGDDSMPNLNPFLSKLVVDATHLPVVSSDGVSFPSRTSGHEMFGDRYNPFIDTNSSVSTNYKRTVRIEHSVSDSFCGPVSIAQHLPHQAPFPTEPSTIAGLFRGYSTPQAPPQQSAGGLQVDFESVFGAKAAGSNSLNSDDIASGILKPTLAGSNQASGLQPEKLVSDDLDSSLANLVGNLGIGNGTMKNDIHWSQPGEKRMTGGTNWQPKAAPSTTWNPVSMPPSIMAFPATTPTGMMGYSMPPQMGSMGMMNPPTMMYSQPVMRPPNPFGSVSSAQPSAASSPSSQSPLRAPGQDPFAHLSLKDFL from the exons ATGTCGGGGCAGAGCATTACGGACCGGATAACTGCAGCCCAGCACAGTGTAACGGGATCCGCCGTGTCGAAAACAGTATGCAAGGCCACCACTCACGAAGTCATGGGCCCGAAAAAGAAACACTTGGATT ATTTGATCCACTGCACCAACGAGATGAACGTCAACATTCCCCAGCTGGCTGACTCGTTGTTTGAGAGGACCACCAACACCAGCTGGGTGGTCGTGTTTAAATCACTCATCACCACACACCACCTCATGGTCTACGGCAATGAG CGTTTCGTCCAGTACCTGGCTTCAAGGAATACACTATTCAACCTCAGTAattttttggacaaaagtggtTTACAAG GTTATGACATGTCCACATTTATCAGGAGGTATAGTCGATACCTGAATGAGAAAGCTGTTTCATACAGACAGGTGGCCTTTGACTTCACAAAAGTGAAACGCGg AGTGGATGGTGTAATGAGGACCATGAATACAGAGAAGCTGCTCAAGACGATCCCCATTATTCAGAACCAGATGGACGCCCTCCTCGATTTCAAT GTCAATGCCAATGAGTTGACTAATGGAGTCATCAATGCAGCCTTCATGCTCCTCTTCAAAGACTCCATCAGGCTCTTTGCTGCTTATAATGAAGGCATTATCAACCTGCTTG AgaaatactttgacatgaagaAGACTCAGTGTAAAGAAGGCTTGGATATTTACAAGAAGTTTCTCACCAGAATGACTCGGATATCAGAGTTCCTCAAAGTAGCAGAG CAGGTGGGCATTGATCGAGGAGACATTCCAGACCTTTCACAG GCTCCCAGTAGCCTTCTCGAAGCTCTGGAGCAGCACTTGGCCTCTTTAGAAGGCAAGAAGGTCAAAGACTCCACTGCAGCCAGCAG GGCCAGCACTCTGTCAAATGCAGTGTCATCTCTGGCCAGCACGGGGATGTCCTTCACTAAAGTGGACGAGCGGGAGAAGCAGGCTGCTCTCGAAGAGGAACAGGCTCGACTCAAAGCtctgaag GAGCAGCGGCTCAAAGAGCTGTCAAAGAGGCCCTCCTTCTCTACCACTGATACATCGCCAATCTCCACCACCGGGGGCACTATCAGCACAGCACCAGCCATTGACCTCTTCTCCACACCCAGCTGCTCTAATGG TGCGGTAAAGATGGAGAGTGACCTTTTCGACCTGCAGTCAACTTTCCAGCCCTCCATGCAGCCAGGCTCCACAGGGCTTCCAGTGGCAACAGCATGGGCAG ATCCTTTCACCTCTGCTGAAGCTGGAGATGATTCCATGCCAAACCTTAACCCTTTCCTCTCAAAACTCGTTGTCGATGCCACTCACTTACCTGTCGTGTCTTCAGACGGTGTTAGCTTTCCCTCTAGGACATCTGGTCATGAAATGTTTGGTG ATCGTTACAATCCCTTTATTGACACAAACTCATCCGTTTCAACCAATTACAAACGCACAGTGCGGATAGAACACTCCGTCTCAG ACTCCTTCTGTGGTCCAGTATCCATTGCCCAGCACCTCCCACACCAGGCTCCTTTCCCCACTGAGCCCTCTACTATAGCAGGTCTATTCAGAG GATACTCGACGCCGCAGGCTCCTCCGCAGCAGTCAGCAGGAGGACTCCAAGTAGACTTTGAGTCAGTCTTTGGAGCCAAAGCCGCAGGCAGCAACAGCCTCAACTCTGATG ATATCGCTAGTGGCATCCTGAAACCGACTCTCGCCGGCTCCAACCAGGCATCGGGTCTGCAGCCAGAGAAGCTGGTGTCAGATGACCTTGACTCCTCCCTGGCCAACCTCGTCGGCA accTCGGCATCGGGAACGGCACGATGAAGAA TGACATCCACTGGAGCCAGCCGGGGGAGAAGAGGATGACCGGCGGCACCAACTGGCAGCCCAAAGCGGCGCCGTCCACGACCTGGAACCCTGTCTCAATg CCACCGTCAATCATGGCCTTCCCTGCCACCACACCAACAGGCATGATGGGATACAGCATG
- the picalmb gene encoding phosphatidylinositol binding clathrin assembly protein b isoform X8 has protein sequence MSGQSITDRITAAQHSVTGSAVSKTVCKATTHEVMGPKKKHLDYLIHCTNEMNVNIPQLADSLFERTTNTSWVVVFKSLITTHHLMVYGNERFVQYLASRNTLFNLSNFLDKSGLQGYDMSTFIRRYSRYLNEKAVSYRQVAFDFTKVKRGVDGVMRTMNTEKLLKTIPIIQNQMDALLDFNVNANELTNGVINAAFMLLFKDSIRLFAAYNEGIINLLEKYFDMKKTQCKEGLDIYKKFLTRMTRISEFLKVAEQVGIDRGDIPDLSQAPSSLLEALEQHLASLEGKKVKDSTAASRASTLSNAVSSLASTGMSFTKVDEREKQAALEEEQARLKALKEQRLKELSKRPSFSTTDTSPISTTGGTISTAPAIDLFSTPSCSNGAVKMESDLFDLQSTFQPSMQPGSTGLPVATAWADSFCGPVSIAQHLPHQAPFPTEPSTIAGLFRGYSTPQAPPQQSAGGLQVDFESVFGAKAAGSNSLNSDDIASGILKPTLAGSNQASGLQPEKLVSDDLDSSLANLVGNLGIGNGTMKNDIHWSQPGEKRMTGGTNWQPKAAPSTTWNPVSMPPSIMAFPATTPTGMMGYSMPPQMGSMGMMNPPTMMYSQPVMRPPNPFGSVSSAQPSAASSPSSQSPLRAPGQDPFAHLSLKDFL, from the exons ATGTCGGGGCAGAGCATTACGGACCGGATAACTGCAGCCCAGCACAGTGTAACGGGATCCGCCGTGTCGAAAACAGTATGCAAGGCCACCACTCACGAAGTCATGGGCCCGAAAAAGAAACACTTGGATT ATTTGATCCACTGCACCAACGAGATGAACGTCAACATTCCCCAGCTGGCTGACTCGTTGTTTGAGAGGACCACCAACACCAGCTGGGTGGTCGTGTTTAAATCACTCATCACCACACACCACCTCATGGTCTACGGCAATGAG CGTTTCGTCCAGTACCTGGCTTCAAGGAATACACTATTCAACCTCAGTAattttttggacaaaagtggtTTACAAG GTTATGACATGTCCACATTTATCAGGAGGTATAGTCGATACCTGAATGAGAAAGCTGTTTCATACAGACAGGTGGCCTTTGACTTCACAAAAGTGAAACGCGg AGTGGATGGTGTAATGAGGACCATGAATACAGAGAAGCTGCTCAAGACGATCCCCATTATTCAGAACCAGATGGACGCCCTCCTCGATTTCAAT GTCAATGCCAATGAGTTGACTAATGGAGTCATCAATGCAGCCTTCATGCTCCTCTTCAAAGACTCCATCAGGCTCTTTGCTGCTTATAATGAAGGCATTATCAACCTGCTTG AgaaatactttgacatgaagaAGACTCAGTGTAAAGAAGGCTTGGATATTTACAAGAAGTTTCTCACCAGAATGACTCGGATATCAGAGTTCCTCAAAGTAGCAGAG CAGGTGGGCATTGATCGAGGAGACATTCCAGACCTTTCACAG GCTCCCAGTAGCCTTCTCGAAGCTCTGGAGCAGCACTTGGCCTCTTTAGAAGGCAAGAAGGTCAAAGACTCCACTGCAGCCAGCAG GGCCAGCACTCTGTCAAATGCAGTGTCATCTCTGGCCAGCACGGGGATGTCCTTCACTAAAGTGGACGAGCGGGAGAAGCAGGCTGCTCTCGAAGAGGAACAGGCTCGACTCAAAGCtctgaag GAGCAGCGGCTCAAAGAGCTGTCAAAGAGGCCCTCCTTCTCTACCACTGATACATCGCCAATCTCCACCACCGGGGGCACTATCAGCACAGCACCAGCCATTGACCTCTTCTCCACACCCAGCTGCTCTAATGG TGCGGTAAAGATGGAGAGTGACCTTTTCGACCTGCAGTCAACTTTCCAGCCCTCCATGCAGCCAGGCTCCACAGGGCTTCCAGTGGCAACAGCATGGGCAG ACTCCTTCTGTGGTCCAGTATCCATTGCCCAGCACCTCCCACACCAGGCTCCTTTCCCCACTGAGCCCTCTACTATAGCAGGTCTATTCAGAG GATACTCGACGCCGCAGGCTCCTCCGCAGCAGTCAGCAGGAGGACTCCAAGTAGACTTTGAGTCAGTCTTTGGAGCCAAAGCCGCAGGCAGCAACAGCCTCAACTCTGATG ATATCGCTAGTGGCATCCTGAAACCGACTCTCGCCGGCTCCAACCAGGCATCGGGTCTGCAGCCAGAGAAGCTGGTGTCAGATGACCTTGACTCCTCCCTGGCCAACCTCGTCGGCA accTCGGCATCGGGAACGGCACGATGAAGAA TGACATCCACTGGAGCCAGCCGGGGGAGAAGAGGATGACCGGCGGCACCAACTGGCAGCCCAAAGCGGCGCCGTCCACGACCTGGAACCCTGTCTCAATg CCACCGTCAATCATGGCCTTCCCTGCCACCACACCAACAGGCATGATGGGATACAGCATG
- the picalmb gene encoding phosphatidylinositol binding clathrin assembly protein b isoform X6, whose product MSGQSITDRITAAQHSVTGSAVSKTVCKATTHEVMGPKKKHLDYLIHCTNEMNVNIPQLADSLFERTTNTSWVVVFKSLITTHHLMVYGNERFVQYLASRNTLFNLSNFLDKSGLQGYDMSTFIRRYSRYLNEKAVSYRQVAFDFTKVKRGVDGVMRTMNTEKLLKTIPIIQNQMDALLDFNVNANELTNGVINAAFMLLFKDSIRLFAAYNEGIINLLEKYFDMKKTQCKEGLDIYKKFLTRMTRISEFLKVAEQVGIDRGDIPDLSQAPSSLLEALEQHLASLEGKKVKDSTAASRASTLSNAVSSLASTGMSFTKVDEREKQAALEEEQARLKALKEQRLKELSKRPSFSTTDTSPISTTGGTISTAPAIDLFSTPSCSNGAVKMESDLFDLQSTFQPSMQPGSTGLPVATAWADPFTSAEAGDDSMPNLNPFLSKLVVDATHLPVVSSDGVSFPSRTSGHEMFGDRYNPFIDTNSSVSTNYKRTVRIEHSVSDSFCGPVSIAQHLPHQAPFPTEPSTIAGLFRGYSTPQAPPQQSAGGLQVDFESVFGAKAAGSNSLNSDDIASGILKPTLAGSNQASGLQPEKLVSDDLDSSLANLVGNLGIGNGTMKNDIHWSQPGEKRMTGGTNWQPKAAPSTTWNPVSMPPSIMAFPATTPTGMMGYSMPPQMGSMGMMNPPTMMYSQPVMRPPNPFGSVSSAQMQFM is encoded by the exons ATGTCGGGGCAGAGCATTACGGACCGGATAACTGCAGCCCAGCACAGTGTAACGGGATCCGCCGTGTCGAAAACAGTATGCAAGGCCACCACTCACGAAGTCATGGGCCCGAAAAAGAAACACTTGGATT ATTTGATCCACTGCACCAACGAGATGAACGTCAACATTCCCCAGCTGGCTGACTCGTTGTTTGAGAGGACCACCAACACCAGCTGGGTGGTCGTGTTTAAATCACTCATCACCACACACCACCTCATGGTCTACGGCAATGAG CGTTTCGTCCAGTACCTGGCTTCAAGGAATACACTATTCAACCTCAGTAattttttggacaaaagtggtTTACAAG GTTATGACATGTCCACATTTATCAGGAGGTATAGTCGATACCTGAATGAGAAAGCTGTTTCATACAGACAGGTGGCCTTTGACTTCACAAAAGTGAAACGCGg AGTGGATGGTGTAATGAGGACCATGAATACAGAGAAGCTGCTCAAGACGATCCCCATTATTCAGAACCAGATGGACGCCCTCCTCGATTTCAAT GTCAATGCCAATGAGTTGACTAATGGAGTCATCAATGCAGCCTTCATGCTCCTCTTCAAAGACTCCATCAGGCTCTTTGCTGCTTATAATGAAGGCATTATCAACCTGCTTG AgaaatactttgacatgaagaAGACTCAGTGTAAAGAAGGCTTGGATATTTACAAGAAGTTTCTCACCAGAATGACTCGGATATCAGAGTTCCTCAAAGTAGCAGAG CAGGTGGGCATTGATCGAGGAGACATTCCAGACCTTTCACAG GCTCCCAGTAGCCTTCTCGAAGCTCTGGAGCAGCACTTGGCCTCTTTAGAAGGCAAGAAGGTCAAAGACTCCACTGCAGCCAGCAG GGCCAGCACTCTGTCAAATGCAGTGTCATCTCTGGCCAGCACGGGGATGTCCTTCACTAAAGTGGACGAGCGGGAGAAGCAGGCTGCTCTCGAAGAGGAACAGGCTCGACTCAAAGCtctgaag GAGCAGCGGCTCAAAGAGCTGTCAAAGAGGCCCTCCTTCTCTACCACTGATACATCGCCAATCTCCACCACCGGGGGCACTATCAGCACAGCACCAGCCATTGACCTCTTCTCCACACCCAGCTGCTCTAATGG TGCGGTAAAGATGGAGAGTGACCTTTTCGACCTGCAGTCAACTTTCCAGCCCTCCATGCAGCCAGGCTCCACAGGGCTTCCAGTGGCAACAGCATGGGCAG ATCCTTTCACCTCTGCTGAAGCTGGAGATGATTCCATGCCAAACCTTAACCCTTTCCTCTCAAAACTCGTTGTCGATGCCACTCACTTACCTGTCGTGTCTTCAGACGGTGTTAGCTTTCCCTCTAGGACATCTGGTCATGAAATGTTTGGTG ATCGTTACAATCCCTTTATTGACACAAACTCATCCGTTTCAACCAATTACAAACGCACAGTGCGGATAGAACACTCCGTCTCAG ACTCCTTCTGTGGTCCAGTATCCATTGCCCAGCACCTCCCACACCAGGCTCCTTTCCCCACTGAGCCCTCTACTATAGCAGGTCTATTCAGAG GATACTCGACGCCGCAGGCTCCTCCGCAGCAGTCAGCAGGAGGACTCCAAGTAGACTTTGAGTCAGTCTTTGGAGCCAAAGCCGCAGGCAGCAACAGCCTCAACTCTGATG ATATCGCTAGTGGCATCCTGAAACCGACTCTCGCCGGCTCCAACCAGGCATCGGGTCTGCAGCCAGAGAAGCTGGTGTCAGATGACCTTGACTCCTCCCTGGCCAACCTCGTCGGCA accTCGGCATCGGGAACGGCACGATGAAGAA TGACATCCACTGGAGCCAGCCGGGGGAGAAGAGGATGACCGGCGGCACCAACTGGCAGCCCAAAGCGGCGCCGTCCACGACCTGGAACCCTGTCTCAATg CCACCGTCAATCATGGCCTTCCCTGCCACCACACCAACAGGCATGATGGGATACAGCATG
- the LOC119007738 gene encoding zona pellucida-like domain-containing protein 1, which translates to MTRTCFVFLLMSNAVSVSTQFNGYNCDASYHSRFPGERDISVYCGVQTITLKINFCPVLFSGYTEADLALNGHHSDAQCRGFINNNTFPTAVLFSISLSTLEACGNSLVVSTAYGANAYGNMSLVQIGNVSGYIDTPDPPAIISYLPGLLYKFSCSYPLEYLVNNSQLASSSAAVSVKDSNGTFVSTLSMILYNDSTYNQPLSIPMAGLALKTRVFAAVKATNLDKRWNILMDYCYTTPSGNPNDELRYDLFFGCYKDPQTTVFENGKSQMGRFSFEVFRFVKHRHQKMSTVFLHCVTKLCRADDCIMLMPICGRRRRRDEAESLDSPPAASGNAVITAGPIITRSDETPVNNSQLASGDPSQPMNPGTSALISGVVILGGVSVAFLLLSVRLLLKSHLPTSTASGVWNPSFK; encoded by the exons ATGACACGAACGTGCTTCGTCTTCCTGCTGATGAGTAACGCCGTCTCGGTCTCCACACAGTTTAATGGGTACAACTGTGACGCCAGCTACCACAGCAGGTTTCCTG gCGAGCGTGACATCAGCGTGTACTGCGGCGTTCAGACCATCACCTTGAAGATCAACTTCTGCCCCGTGCTCTTCTCCGGCTACACCGAGGCCGATCTGGCCTTGAACGGTCACCACAGCGACGCCCAATGCCGCGgcttcatcaacaacaacacctTCCCCACGGCGGTCCTGTTCAGCATCAGCCTCAGCACTCTGGAGGCCTGCGGTAACAGCCTGGTG GTCAGCACAGCCTACGGGGCCAATGCCTATGGGAACATGTCGCTGGTGCAAATTGGGAACGTCTCGGGTTATATCGACACCCCTGACCCACCAGCTATCATCAGCTACCTGCCTGGTTTGTTGTACAAATTCAGCTGCAGCTACCCGCTGGAGTACCTGGTCAATAACTCCCAGCTGGCATC CTCCTCGGCTGCTGTGTCTGTCAAGGACAGCAACGGTACATTTGTGAGCACATTGAGTATGATCCTGTACAAT GATTCGACATACAATCAGCCTCTCTCCATCCCCATGGCTGGACTGGCTCTGAAAACAAGAGTATTTGCTGCTGTGAAAGCCACGAACTTGGACAAACG GTGGAACATCTTGATGGACTACTGTTACACAACCCCCTCAGGGAATCCTAATGATGAACTCCGCTATGACCTTTTCTTTGG CTGCTACAAAGACCCGCAGACGACGGTTTTCGAGAACGGGAAGAGTCAGATGGGACGTTTCTCCTTCGAGGTCTTCCGTtttgtcaaacacagacaccagaAGATGTCGACggtgtttctgcactgtgtcaCCAAGCTTTGCCGAGCAGATGACTGCATCATGCTCATGCCA ATTTGCGGGCGACGTCGCAGGCGGGATGAAGCGGAGAGCCTTGATTCTCCACCGGCGGCATCTGGGAACGCCGTCATCACCGCAGGGCCAATCATCACCAGGAGTG ATGAAACTCCTGTCAACAACTCTCAACTCG CATCTGGAGACCCCTCCCAGCCCATGAACCCAGGGACCAGCGCTCTGATCTCAGGCGTGGTCATCCTGGGCGGGGTCAGCGTGGCCTTCCTCCTGCTGTCGGTGCGCCTCCTGCTGAAGTCCCACCTCCCAACATCCACGGCCTCAGGAGTCTGGAACCCCAGCTTCAAGTGA
- the LOC119008071 gene encoding zona pellucida-like domain-containing protein 1, which yields MALFSFLILTSLCIAGREALNLSDCGAYARRPEPTDISVVCGTSAINLAIQVCPVIYTGYNKSLLILNRIFDDESCRGTLDTSVTPPVVRFTFPIREGNACGSNFLTTSAPGTGIFSDFSNIQTVNVSGVIRSFDPTIGTITYNAELKYYYSCAYPLEYLINNTQVDVSSSSIALRDNNGSFISTLSMSLYQDINYTKPLSMPPLGLELRTDIYVQVVASNLTSQYLVLLDRCYASVNPQPTNSTFFNLFVSCSIDQLTTMLENGDSQKARFHFPAFRFIEQQNETLSTYYLHCITRLCERSTCSTFKQCNNRRRRRRGVESTVIQESITEPSVLTVAIRTKTETSIVPKEEALSAGQSDGKGASVGLGIAVAVLIVIGVAAILMAATFYRKLKRLS from the exons ATGGCTTTATTCAGCTTCCTCATCCTGACCTCCCTTTGTATTGCGGGCCGAGAGGCCCTCAACCTATCGGACTGCGGAGCGTACGCCAGACGACCAG AACCCACTGATATCTCTGTGGTTTGTGGCACATCTGCCATCAACCTCGCAATCCAAGTCTGCCCGGTTATCTACACCGGCTACAACAAGAGCCTGCTGATCCTCAACCGCATCTTCGATGACGAGAGCTGTCGGGGGACACTGGACACCTCGGTGACTCCCCCTGTGGTGAGATTCACCTTCCCAATCAGAGAGGGAAACGCCTGCGGGAGCAACTTCTTG ACCACGAGCGCGCCGGGGACGGGAATATTCTCCGACTTCTCCAACATCCAGACGGTCAACGTCAGCGGGGTGATCCGATCCTTCGACCCCACCATCGGGACGATCACCTACAACGCAGAGCTCAAGTATTACTATTCGTGTGCTTACCCTCTGGAGTATCTGATCAACAACACCCAGGTGGACGT GTCATCGTCCTCCATTGCTTTGAGGGACAACAACGGGAGCTTCATCAGCACCCTCAGCATGTCCTTGTACCAG GACATAAATTACACCAAGCCCCTGTCCATGCCACCTCTGGGCCTCGAGCTGAGAACAGACATCTACGTTCAGGTGGTCGCATCCAACCTGACATCCCA GTACCTCGTTCTTCTGGACCGGTGCTACGCCTCGGTGAATCCGCAGCCCACCAACTCCACCTTCTTTAATCTCTTTGTCTC GTGCTCCATAGATCAACTCACCACCATGCTGGAGAACGGAGACAGTCAAAAGGCACGCTTCCACTTCCCGGCGTTTCGCTTCATCGAGCAGCAGAATGAGACCCTCTCCACCTACTATCTGCACTGCATCACCCGACTCTGCGAGCgcagcacctgcagcacctTCAAG CAATGcaacaacaggaggaggaggaggaggggcgtGGAGTCCACGGTCATCCAGGAGAGCATCACCGAGCCGTCTGTGCTCACGGTGGCTATAAGGACCAAGACAGAAACCT CCATTGTGCCGAAAGAAGAGG CGCTGTCTGCTGGCCAGTCTGATGGCAAGGGCGCGTCTGTTGGCCTCGGGATTGCTGTGGCTGTCCTCATTGTGATAGGGGTGGCAGCCATTTTGATGGCGGCAACCTTTTATCGGAAACTGAAGCGGCTAAGCTAG